The stretch of DNA AGGAAGCGGCGCAGCAGGAATAATAGAGCGATACCTACAAAATAACCGGTAACGAAGCCTGCGATGCTGTACGATTCACCGAGGAATACCCACATGAATGCAATCAGCAGATTAATGCATATTTGAAAAGCCATCTAGCGCCCCTCCTTTAACACAAGTTCCATATATGCCTGCGGATTGAGAAGATAATCCGCAATGTGCTGGACAGTCGGCAGGACAGCTTCTGCCCCGATACCGAGAAAGACGGTGAACAGCATCAGGAATCCAGCTGGTAAAATGCCGCGGAGATACTTTCGTTTTTGTTCTTTTCCTGTTTCTCCTTCTCCCCAGAACACGCGGATGAAAGCTCTCACGATGGAAAGCAGGATGAGCAAGCTTGTCAGCAGCATGATGATGACTGTGACAGTTTCCCCTTTCTCAAACGCCCCGCGCACGAGGAGCAGCTTGCCGATGAAACCGCTGAAAGGCGGTACACCTGCCAGGACAAGTCCTGCAAGGAAAAACAGCCAGCCGAGAAGAGGGTGGGAGCGAATCATGCCGCCCATCTTATTGATATCGGAAGTACCTGCCAGAGCCGCGATAATACCGGCCAGCAGGAAGAGGGCTGCCTTCACAATCATATCCTGCAGAAGGTAGTAGATGCTGCCGCTCAATCCGTCATGATTGAAAATACCGATGCCGACAAGCATGAAACCGATGGCAGGAATGATGTTGTACGCAACAATCAATTTTATGTTTCGTGATGCCAAAGCACCAATCACACCGAATAGCATGGTCAGGTTGCCGACCCAGATGAAGAGCTGATCCATGATTTCGGGCTGCTGATGGAAAATCAGTGTAAAGGTGCGAATCAGGGAATATACCCCGACCTTGGTCAAAAGAGCGCCGAATAAAGCTGAGACAACAGGATTCGGTACAATATATGAGCGCGGCAGCCAATAATAGAGCGGGAATGCGGCGCCTTTCGTTGCAAAGACGAAGAAGAGCAAAATGGCTACTGTCGTTATGATTCCCGGCTGCTCAGCAGCTGCTGCCCGTTCTGCCAGCTGTGCCATATTCACAGTGCCTAAAACGGCGTATATGTATGAAATGGCTGTAACGAACAGCATCGAAGAAAACAGATTGATCAAAACATACTTGATGGATTCACGAAGCTGTACTTTTTGTCCGCCATGGGTGATCAAGGCATAGGAAGCCATCAAAAGCACTTCGAAGAATACGAATAAGTTAAATAAATCTCCAGTGACAAAGGCACCGGATACTCCTGTCACCAACAAGAAAATGAATGAGTAAAAATAGAAACTTTCTTGTTCCCGGGATACAGAAGCTGGTGCATACCAGACTGCAGCCAGCAGAATGATGGATGTAGTCGACACCAGCAGCACACTCAATGGATCGAGCACGAGTATGATGCCGTATGGTGCCATCCAGTCCCCGGTTTCCAAGACGATGCTTCCTTCGGTGAGGACTTGGATGAGCAAGAACCCCATTGCAGCAACGTGGATTACCGCAAAGACAAGTGCCAAACGTCTGGTAAGCAGGATGCGATTATGGGTGAATGCCAGCAAGATGCCGGCAAGGAATGGGATCAGTATCGGTAAAATAGCAAGATTAGTCATGATCATTACCTCTTAATTCTTCCATATTATCAGTGCCATTCGTTTTGACGGTACGGTAGGCAAGCACGAGAAGCAGGCTGGTTACACCAAAACTGATGACGATGGATGTCAGGATCAGTGCTTGCGGCAGCGGATCGGTATAATTTTCGGTTCCGTCTGTCAATACAGGGGACGCTCCGCGCTTCAATTTACCCATCGTCAGGATGAACAAATGCGCTGCATGTGACAGCAGGGCTGTACCGATGATGATACGCAGCAGCTGCTTTTGCAAAATATTATAAATGGCGAACCCGAAGAGGATGCCGGCAAGTACAATCATGATGATTTCCATTAGCGATCCCCTCCTTTTTGACGCAATTTGATAAGAGAATAGATTCCCAAAGCGGCAATTGCCAATACCGTGATTTCGAATAATGTATCCAGTCCCCGGAAATCGACAAGGATGACGTTGACGATATTATCCCCGCCGCCTAGCTTATAGGCATACTCGACAAAGTAATCCGAAATAGCCGGGAATGGACGCTGGCTGTATGCAGCCAATCCGACGAGCGTCATCATGAGGCCGCAGAGCGAGGCAATGATGATATTGGTTATCTTCTTCGAAAGTTTTTCTTTTCTTTCCTTTTTGAATTCCGGCAGATGTCGGAAGCAGAGCAAGAACAAGACAACGGTAATCGTTTCAATACTCAATTGCGTCAAGGCAAGGTCCGGTGCCCGGAACAGAACAAACAGAATGGACAGCCCGTATCCGACTACCCCTAAGATGATGACCGCCGTCAGCTTCTTCTTGGAGACAGTGCTTCCAAAAGCTGCAGCGATCATGATGATTGCCACAGCCAATTCGGGCAGGCTCTGCGGAAGCGATACTGGCGATGTATCGATATTGGAAAGATCGAACGAGTTCGTCCCAAAAAGAATCAGCAGTGTCAAAATCGAGATGACACTGATAATGATCGCATTGTACTGGCGGAGGGAGCCGCTGACGATATGATCATTGAGTCTCTTGGTCTGCTTTTCACTGGCAGTAAGGAAGGCCGAATAGACGGTATTTCCCGATAACTTCCCTGGCAGTACCTTATAAAGTCCAGTCCAATATTTCCGGGTGATATAAATTACGATTCCGAAAACGACAACGATAAGGGACATGAACAAAGCAGGAACGAAGCCATGCCAGAAATGAATGCTTTTATTTTCCAGTGCTTCGCCATAAACGGCATTCGCTGCCGGCTGCAGTAAATGCCGGGTGAACCAGTTTGGAAAAATACTGATAAGAACAACACCAGACACTAGTAATACTGGAGAAAGCAGCATGCCAACCTTCGGATCATGTGCTTTTTCAGCAGCTGATGTCTCTGATTTCCCCGTGAATGTACGGAAAAAGAAATACATACTGTACACGAATGTGAAGATACTGCCAGCGACAGCTGCATATGGAACGATATCGGCTAGTACCGAAGCGAAACCGGTTCCGAATGCACGATCGGCTGACAAATCCCAAGAGCTGGAGAAAAATTCTTCTTTACTATAAAAACCATTTAAGATTGGCAGCGGAACGCCAGCCATCGAAAAGGAAGCAAGCACACTGATGATCCCGGTGACCGGCATCAGTTTCCAGAGACCGCCCAGCCTGCGTATATCCCGTGTACCCGTTTCGTGGTCGATGATACCGACAGCCATGAATAAGCTACCCTTGAATGTTGCATGGTTGAGGATATGGAACATAGCAGCAAAGATGGCCGCTTCGGTTCCATAACCGATCATTGCCATGATCATACCAAGCTGACTGATGGTGGAAAAGGCTAGTATCCCCTTGAGATCTGTCTGCCTGACTGCCATATAGGATCCCCAGAATAAGGTCAGCAGGCCGATTATGGAGACTGCTATGAAAAATGCTTCACTTTCCCGGAATACGGGAGTGAAACGGAGCAGCAGGAAGAGTCCGGCTTTGACCATGGTAGCCGAATGCAAATATGCACTGACTGGTGTCGGAGCCTCCATTGCATCCGGAAGCCAGATATGGAAAGGAAACTGGGCAGATTTCGTGCAGGCTGCCAGAAGGAGCAGCACAACGATCAGCGGAAACCAATCACTGCCAAGGATCAAGTCTCCTTTTGTTAATATCTCGCGGATGCTTGCTGTCCCTGTTACCAGATGAAGAAGCACCAATCCCCCGAGTAACGCAAATCCCCCGAGGAAGGTTATCAGCATGGACTTGAGAGCGCCATCCGTGGAAGCTTTCCTGGTGAACCAGAAACTGATCAATAAGAAAGAAGATACAGAGGTGAGCTCCCAGAAAGTATAGAGTGCGTATATATTATCTGACGTAACAATACCGAGCATGGCTCCCATGAATAACAGCAGATAGACATAGAAAGAGCCCAGCCTTTCCCCGCGGTCCAGATAATAAATGGAATAAAATGCGACGAGCACACCTATCCCGCTTATCAGCAGCGCAAAGAACAGGGCCAGTCCATCTGTATGGAATGTCAAGTCCAATCCGAGTGAGGGTATCCAGCTGTAACGGTATAATATGTCGGTTTCCCCATTGATGAGGAGTGTGAGAAAGTAAATGAAAATCGATAGCGATGCAGCAAGCGCCGCATAGCCGGTATGTATCCTGTATTTGAATTTAGCGATGAATGGAATGCAGATGGCCATAATGAATGGCATCAGTATAGCAATGATCATGTTGTGGCAGTCCTCCTCTTTCAGCAAGATAGTCCTTTCATTATAAATGATAACTAAAATAGTACTATACCCAATTCTAAAGGACTTCACGCCTTTACTGCAACTGACGCAGTTCCGGCTTAGAAAAAAACCCTGCCAGGCCGGCAAGGTTTAACGGAGACGATGTTCAGCTAGTGTAACGGATTTTATGTGATAAGCCCCGTGATTGGATTTCTTTCTCGATTAGATGAATAAACTCTTGGCTCAGGTGGAGTTCGTTCGCTTTGTGGTAAGATTCGATCAGCAATTCATCAGACAGATGTTCCATCTTGCATTCCTCCTGATTGGAGATAACTTACTATCTTGCAGATCTTCTGTACGTAAGTTGGGGAGTTGATAAGTTATTAATAATGTATCATGAAAGAAAAAGAGGAACAAGGTGATAGTTATCTACAGAAAACTGTTCATAACCTGTAGATAAAGTGTTTATAAATGTGCAAAATTGTTCTCTGTAGCTGTTGATAATGTGGACATAGTTATCCACAATGAGGAGTGTGTAGAGATTTGTCGAACGGTTTTACTTCTGAATTTGACTCTGCAGCATAGAGAATAGTCGAAAAAAAGCAGAACGATGAAAGATTTTTTTGAAACCGTCGTAAAAATGCCTTATGATGGGTAAGTAACTGTTGAAGTGCATGAGATCGGAGGAAATCCATAATGCTGAAGAAGTTTTTGCCCAATGAGCATGTAAAGAGCATTTTTGATATAAAGCCAGAAAAATTGAAAGCGCAGGGAATCAAGGGTATCATTACAGATCTGGATAATACGCTGGTGGCGTGGGATGTTGCCGATGCCACACCGGAAGTGATAGATTGGTTCAAGGAAATGCGTGCCCATGATATTAAAATCACCATTATATCCAATAATAATGAACAGCGAGTGAAAGTATTCTCCGAGCCTTTGGAGATACCTTTTGTCTATAGTGCAAGAAAACCCCTTGGGCGGGCCTTCAAACAGGCCGTGAAGCAAATGAACCTGGAGAAGGATGAGATTGTCATGATCGGCGATCAGCTCCTGACAGATGTATTAGGGGGGAATTTGGCTGGCTTCTACACGATCGTTGTCGTACCAATCGTGAGAACGGATGGGAAGATCACCAAAATCAATCGGATGATTGAACGACGGATATTGAACTACTTCAGAAGAAAAGGAAAGATCACATGGGAGGAATGAATGTGGAAGAATTGATTTGCCAGGGATGCGGCGCACCGATTCAGACAGAAGACGCATCTTTGCCAGGTTATATCCCAGCATCGGCATTAGGGAAAAACGATGAGGTCATCTGTAAGCGCTGCTTCCGGCTCAAGCATTACAATGAGGTCCAGGATGTCGCAGTGACGGACGATGACTTCTTTACATTGATAAGTGAAATCAGTAACAAGGAAGGAATTGTCATCAAGCTGGTGGATATTTTCGATTTCAACGGAAGTTTCATCGGCAGCATCAAACGACTTGTGGGGGACAAACCAATCATATTGGTCGGTAATAAAGTGGACTTGCTCCCTAAATCGACAAATCATGATCGCGTCAAGCAATGGCTGCGGGGGGCGGCTAAAGAATATGGCATCCAAGTGGCCGATGTACATCTTATTTCGGCGAAACGGGGAATCGGGATGCCTGAGCTTGAGGACAGCATCCAGGAATTGCGCGATGGAAAAGACGTCTATGTGGTCGGCAGTACAAATGTAGGAAAATCTACATTCATCAACGCCTTGATCAAACATTCCACAGGAATAAACGATGCAATCACGACTTCTTATTATCCTGGTACGACGCTTGGGTTCATCGATATCCCACTCGATGACAGAAGCTCTTTGTTTGACACGCCTGGTATCGTGAATCGCCAGCAAATCGCCCATTATGTGACCGACAAGGACTTGAAGACCATAACGCCGAACAAAGAGATCAAAGCTCGGATTTATCAATTGAATGACAGGCAGACATTGTTCATCGGAGGATTGGCTCGGATCGATTTCGAAAAGGGAAGCAGGCAGCCATTCGTATGCTATTTCTCCAATGCGCTCGACATCCATCGAACAAAGCTTGAGAATGCGGATGCACTTTATGAACGTCAGAAGGGGGAATTGCTCGCACCGCCGCGTGATGAGCAGCTTGAGCATTTTCCGCCTTTCCAAAAGACGACTTTCAAGATAAAAGAACAGAAAACGGATATTGTCATTCCTGGTTTGGGTTGGATAACACTGTCGGGTGAACCAGCATCGGTGACTGTCCATACACCAGAGGGCGTCCCGGCAACTATCCGCAGGTCATTAATCTAAAGGGGAGCGAGAAAATGAAAATATTGAAGTTGGGCCTGATCGGCCATCCAGTGGAGCATTCTTTATCACCATGGATCCATGCACAATTCATGGAACAGGCCGGTATCGACGGAGAATACAAACTATATCCGATCGAACCAGATGTTTTTGATAAAAAAATCACGGCATTATTGCAAAGCGGGATAGATGGCTTCAATATTACGGTTCCTTATAAGCAGCGCATCATTCCATTCCTGGATGAGCTCGATCCGGATGCGGCCAGAATCGGAGCTGTGAATACGGCTGTCCGGAAGAACGGCAGGTGGATAGGGTATAATACGGATGGATCGGGCTATGTACGAGCATTGAAACAGGTCCTTCCCCCGAAGGATTCCTTGCATGTACTCATGCTGGGGGCCGGAGGGGCTGCCCGGGGGATATATCGGGCGCTGGTAACGCATGGATTCCAGTATGTCGATATTGCCAATCGCACCGTCTCCAAAGCAGAACAGCTGCTGCAATTGCAGGAGCCGGAAACGATTACCGACATCCTGACCTTCCAGGAAGCACAGGAGCGATTGGCGGACTATGATGTCATCATCCATACGACAAGTGTCGGAATGAGCCCGAATACAGGAGAGCAAATCATTCCGTTAACGAATTTGCAGCCCGGGGCAGTGGTCAGTGATATTGTCTACAAACCGATCGAAACGCAGCTGCTGCATGCAGCCAAGCAGCAGGGGGCACTTATTCATCATGGACATGCCATGCTTTTATATCAAGCACAATACGCATTTGAAATCTGGTCTGGCCAGGAGGTCATGATCGGTGATCTATTGAATCAGCTGGAACAAAGATTAACGGAGGCATAATATGTTAACTGGTAAACAAAAAAGATATTTACGTGCACAAGCACATCATTTGAAACCGATTTTCCAGGTGGGGAAAATCGGCGTGAACGACAATATGCTCGTCCAGATTGGCGAGGCATTGGAAAAACGGGAATTGATCAAAGTGAGCCTGCTGCAAAACTGTTTGGACGAGAAAGAGGATGTTGCAGCAGCTATCGAAGAGGGTACAGGTGCTTCTGTCGTCCAAATCATCGGCAGCACAATCATCCTTTATAGAGAATCGGAAGAGCATAAACAGATCAAGCTGCCATGAAGGAGCGGGTCATGAAAAAAGTCGGATTATTAGGCGGGACATTCGATCCGCCCCATCTCGGGCACTTATTCATTGCCCAGGAAGTCCAGTACAGACTGGGATTGGATGAAGTTTGGTTCCTTCCTGCCCACGAAGCACCGCATAAAAAGAAATCCCGAACAGATGCGGTTCTGCGTCTCGAAATGGTGCAGGCAGCAATCGAAGATAATCCATACTTCCGCATGGAACCCATCGAGGTGGATCGTTTAGGCAAATCATACACATTTGATACAATGGAATTGTTACAGGAAATGCATCCCGATACAGCATTCCATTTCATCATCGGCGCTGATTTGGTGGAGACTTTGCACACATGGCATCGTATCGATGAATTGGTCGGCATGCTGACATTTGTAGGTGTCGGCAGGCCTGGATATGAATTGAAGACAGCCTATCCGGTTACGTACGTGGATATCCCGGAGCTTGAGATTTCCTCGAGCATGATCCGGGAACGCGTCGGACAGGGGGCTCCTGTCCATTATCTTGTTTCGGGTGCAGTGTTCGATATCATAAAGGAGCAAAAGCTGTATGCAGAGAGATAAGGCATTGGCGATCGTTGAGAAACAATTAAAGAAACCGCGGTATGAACATACTATCCGTGTAATGGATACGAGCATCAAATTGGCAAAACAATATGGTGCCGATGCGAAGAAGGCAGAGCTTGCTGCCATTTTTCACGATTATGCAAAATATCGTCCGCTTGAGGAAATGAAACGCTGGATCATAGCGGAAAAGCTGCCGAAGGACTTGCTGGATTATCATCATGAACTATGGCATGGACCGGTGGGGGCGCTTATGGTCAAACGGGAAGCAGGCATCAGCGATCCGGAAATACTGCATAGCATCGCTGTACACACAACAGGATGCGTTGGTATGTCGTTACTTGATAAGGTCGTATTTCTTGCGGACTATATCGAACCTGGGCGTGCTTTTCCCGGTGTGGATGAAGTACGCAAAGTAAGTGAGGACGATTTGGATAAGGCTTGCTGGATGGCTTCGCGTAATACCATCAATATGCTCGTCTCCTTGAACCGCAAAGTTTATCCGGACACGTTCCATGCTTATAATGATTTATTAAACTCTACTGGAGGTAACACTTAATGGAAAGTATTGAATTGGCACAATTAGCAGCAAATGCCGCAGATGCGGTAAGAGGGGAAGATGTCGTCCTGCTGGAAATGAAGGAGGTCTCCTTGATTGCTGATTACTTCATGATTTGTCATGGAACGAGCGAAAGGCAAGTGCAGGCCATCGCCAGACGAATCAAAGAAAAAGCGGAGGAAAATGGCGCCGAAGTGAAACGGCTCGAAGGATTGGAGCAATCCAGATGGGTGCTCGTCGATCTGGGAGATGTCGTTTGCCATGTATTCCATATCGATGAACGCCGATATTATAATTTGGAACGCCTATGGGGAGATGCACCGCAAGTCGAACCGGTATTCTCCCAAGAAAGCTGATGGCAGCTTACGAACGGCTTGCTGCCGTATATGAACGTCTGATGCAGGATGCACCTTATGCACCTTGGCAGCAGTTCATGCAGCAAATATTCCAGGAACATGCCCGTATCGATATCAAGGAGATAGCCGATTTGGGCTGCGGCACTGGATTTGTCACCAGGAAGCTGGCAAAGGCCGGCTACCGAATGACGGGCATCGATCAATCCGAGAACATGCTTGCCTATGCAGCTTCCAGGGATACAGATCAGCAAGTCCGCTGGATTCAGCAGGATCTGAGGGGATTGGAGACAATCAAAGCGGATGCCGCTATCAGCATGTTTGATGTCATGAACTATATAACGTCTCCGGCAGATGTGAAGCAAGCATTCTCAAGGATATGGGATATGCTTGCTCCCGGCGGCGTCTTCCTGTTCGATGTCCATAGTATGAGGCATATCGAACAGGATTTGGCTGGTCAGGTTTTTGCAGAAATCTACGATGATCTTTCCTATACTTGGTTCTGCGAAGCCGGAGAGGAACAAGGGGAGGTATTTCATGACCTTACCTTTTTCACAAAAGAACCGGACTCTGAGAAATATGACCGATTTGACGAATATCACCATCAGCGTACATATTCCATCGATACGTATGTATCATGGCTTGAGGGAGCGGGGTTCCAAGTGTCTGGCGTATATGGCGACTTCGATATGGAACATACGGAGAATCTGGAAGAAGCGGATCGGCTATTCTTTGCATGTTTGAAAAACCAGGAGGCATGATGCAGCCTGGTTTTTTTTGCAGGAAAAGCTGGTCGTGCGTCGAATCCCTAATTGTACAGTCCTCTCTTGATAGCATCCTTCTCTTCATGGTACTTATGATGTGTCGCCTGGAACAGCATCGGGAAAAGATCAGTCGTCCCTTTTTCCAATACTGCAATTCCTTCACCGGTTATGCCGCCTTTCACACACACCTTCCTGATCAATTCTTCCAGGGTATAATGCCCATCTTCCAATAACTTTCCAAGCCCGATCAGCATTTCGGCAGTCAGATGAGTGGCTTGCTCTTTTGAAATAGCTGTTTCAGTCACAGCTCCATCGATGAATCGCTGTGCGAGATAGCCGAAGAAAGCAGGTCCGCAGGAAACGATATCCGAAGAAACACGGGTTATTTCTTCCGGAATATAGACAGGATCCGAATAGCTGCTTATAAGATCGATAAGGCGGGCCTTATTCCGATTGGTCAAGCTGGTTCCAAAAGTAAGCAAGGTAGCGCCGGATGCAGCTCTATTCGTGATACTGGGTATCGCGCGTGCCACCTGGCAAGGGACGAGTGCTTCCAGTTCTTCTGTGGAGAAAGGGCTTGTGATCGAGACAAGTACTTGATCCTCTTTTAATAAGGGCCGGAGTTCATGGCATACCCCCTGCAGATGCGGCGGACGCACGCAAAGAAATAATATATCGGCATGATCAGCCAGCTGGCTGATCGAGTCTGCTATGCGGATAGATGGGAAAGATTGTTTCCAATGCAAAGACTTTTCAGCAGAACGATTCAGGATCATGATATCCTCCTGAGAAATTGCCCCGGAGTTCACCCATGTCTCCAGCAACATGCCACCCATATTGCCAACTCCGATTATTCCCCACTTCGTCATTCCAAATTCCTCCTCTGCTCATATACTGCCTGTTTCCATTTTACGCTGTTATCGATTATATGCTTTCAGCCATTGGAATATGAAAGGAGATGTCGCATGCAGCTACTCAAACAATACAGCTGGCTGCTGCTGTTGGCAGTCATCATTTTCCTTGTATTCGCCATGCGGATCAAAGGGCCTGATCCGGATGCGGCGATCCAGCCGCTCGATAAAGAGGCGGATGCAGCAAAGGGTTTGCTGCAGGAGGGATCGGATGCCGCAGCAAAAAATCAGACTGCAGAAAATACCAAAGTAATGGTGGATATAAAAGGGGAGGTGCACGACCCGGGCGTTTACGAGCTCGAGGCTGACAGCAGGGTGGAACAGGCAATTGAAGCAGCTGGCGGACTGACAGAGAAGGCCGAGGGGAGAAGCATCAATCTTGCCCAGCGCATAGCCGATGAACAGGTGATATACGTAGCAGCTGCCGGGGAAGCAGAAGCAGCGGTACAAACAGCTGGTCCAAGCGATTCGAAGGACAAGATCAATATCAATCAAGCAGATGCCGAAGCATTGACAGAACTCAATGGCGTCGGCGAAGCGAAGGCTCAAGCCATCATTGCCTTCCGCGAGGAAAACGGTCCATTCACCTCCATCGACCAGCTCACCGAGGTACCAGGTATCGGAGAGAAATCACTGGAAAATATGAAGGATCAAATCAGCTTATAAGGTTGGTTGACGGATGCGGAGGAGGATTGTACACTTACTCTAGAAAAGGAAAGGTGGCGAAGTGTCATGGAAAGAATAGCATGGAATCAATACTTTATGGCGCAAAGCCACTTATTGGCATTGCGCAGTACATGCCAGAGACTGATGGTCGGTGCGACGATTGTCCGGGATAAGCGGATCATAGCCGGCGGGTACAATGGCAGCGTCACCGGCAGCAAGCACTGCGTCGATGAGGGCTGTTATGTCATCGATGGCCATTGTGTGCGGACGGTGCATGCAGAAATGAACGCTCTTTTACAATGTGCAAAATTCGGAGTTCCGACAGAAGGCGCGGAAATCTACGTGACACATTTTCCATGTCTGCAATGCTGCAAAGCGTTGATACAGGCAGGAATCAAAACGGTCTATTATGCAAGTGACTATAAAAATCACCCTTATGCAGTCGAACTTTTCGCTGAAGCAGGTGTCAGGACGGAGCACGTAGCGCTCGATGCGGTGGTGGTGGATACAAAACCGCAAGAAACACGTGATTTGATGGAAAGGGTCGTGGACAAGCTCAAGCAGACCGGTGATGCTGAAAGTCAGCGGCTTGCCGATGAAGCTGTGTCTCGCTATCAGCTTCCATATAAAGAACGAATATGATCGGAAGATGGCATATTGTTGCGCTGGCAGCCCTTGGGGGCATGCTGGCGCATTCCTTATCCATTGTCTTGCTGCCTGCAGTCATGATATGGCTGTCCCTCCTGTATTGTACAAAGCGGCTCCCCCTGCAGGCATTCCTCCTATCCAATATCGCCGCGCTGTTATTTTACGGCAACAGCACCCTCGGACAGCCAATTCCACATGAGCTGCCCCTGGATGAATCAATCCTGCTCACTTCCTCCATATCCGGCCTTTCTGAAACGAATGAAATGATCCGTTTCCTGGCCGAAGATCCTTCCGGTTCAGCATCGATACAAGTGACATATTTCAAACAAGACGATCAAGAAAGACTGCCTGGCTTGACAACAGGTGCGATATGTACGATGAAGGGAAGTCCCGCGCATCCCGATGCTGCCACTAATCCCGGGCAATTCGATCATCGGCATTATTTAAAGCAGCAAGGGGTCTTTTATGAGCTGGAGCTTCAAAACCTGGAGGATATCACCTGTACTGGATCTTCTCCATTCAGCCAGCTGTCAAAGGCTCGAGCCGCGTTTTTGCACGAAGCAGGGGAGCGTCTCGATCCGGAAACCGCAGCATGGGTGCAGGCAATGATCGCCGGTGAAGACAGTAATTTAAATGAGGAAACGATCAATCTTTTTAACCGCTGGAGCCTGTCGCATATCCTGGCCATCAGCGGCATGCATATTGCATTATTTTCTGCCATTCTTCATTTTGTGCTGACGAAGCTTCAAATCCTGACGGTAGAGAAGTCCTTTTGGTTTTTGTTCATTTTCCTGGGTATATATCCAGTTTTTGCCGGAGGCGAGCCATCCGTATGGCGTTCGGCTCTGATGGTGATGCTGATCATGGTGCTGCTGCGTTTTTCGATACGGCTGCCGATCATTGACAGCATCAGTATCGTTTTTCTGCTTTTGCTTGTCCTCGATCCGCGATATTTATTTCATATCGGTTTTCAATTTTCGTTTCTGGTCAGCTTGGCGCTGCTTCTGTCTGCCCGGATTTATACTGGTTCCTTCATCAGTGCCCTGCTGGAAACAAGTTTGTTAAGCCAGCTTGTCATCCTGCCCCTGCAGGTCTCTCAATTCTACTTCCTCAATCCGCTCTCCGTTCTGATGAACCTTTTTGCCATTCCATTTTACACATTCGTCGCTATACCGCTTCTGCTTTTGATCAGTATCCTGCTCTTTCCCTGGCCGCAGGCTGCAGCTCTTCTGGGAGGGGTTTTTCGCTTTCTGAATGATATGGTGATTCGAATCATCCAATCGATAGATAGTGTGGCCTTTTATCCCTGGGTGACTGGAAAGCTGCCGATAGGACTCTCTTTGCTTTATTTTGCGGTGCTTATTTTATTCTGTTCTGCATGGGAGAAGCGCAGACGGAGAAAAGCCGTTGGGTATGGCGCCATACTTACTGCTATCCCGCTGGCAGCGGTGCTC from Terribacillus sp. FSL K6-0262 encodes:
- the aroE gene encoding shikimate dehydrogenase, which translates into the protein MKILKLGLIGHPVEHSLSPWIHAQFMEQAGIDGEYKLYPIEPDVFDKKITALLQSGIDGFNITVPYKQRIIPFLDELDPDAARIGAVNTAVRKNGRWIGYNTDGSGYVRALKQVLPPKDSLHVLMLGAGGAARGIYRALVTHGFQYVDIANRTVSKAEQLLQLQEPETITDILTFQEAQERLADYDVIIHTTSVGMSPNTGEQIIPLTNLQPGAVVSDIVYKPIETQLLHAAKQQGALIHHGHAMLLYQAQYAFEIWSGQEVMIGDLLNQLEQRLTEA
- the yhbY gene encoding ribosome assembly RNA-binding protein YhbY yields the protein MLTGKQKRYLRAQAHHLKPIFQVGKIGVNDNMLVQIGEALEKRELIKVSLLQNCLDEKEDVAAAIEEGTGASVVQIIGSTIILYRESEEHKQIKLP
- a CDS encoding nicotinate-nucleotide adenylyltransferase; translation: MKKVGLLGGTFDPPHLGHLFIAQEVQYRLGLDEVWFLPAHEAPHKKKSRTDAVLRLEMVQAAIEDNPYFRMEPIEVDRLGKSYTFDTMELLQEMHPDTAFHFIIGADLVETLHTWHRIDELVGMLTFVGVGRPGYELKTAYPVTYVDIPELEISSSMIRERVGQGAPVHYLVSGAVFDIIKEQKLYAER
- the yqeK gene encoding bis(5'-nucleosyl)-tetraphosphatase (symmetrical) YqeK produces the protein MQRDKALAIVEKQLKKPRYEHTIRVMDTSIKLAKQYGADAKKAELAAIFHDYAKYRPLEEMKRWIIAEKLPKDLLDYHHELWHGPVGALMVKREAGISDPEILHSIAVHTTGCVGMSLLDKVVFLADYIEPGRAFPGVDEVRKVSEDDLDKACWMASRNTINMLVSLNRKVYPDTFHAYNDLLNSTGGNT
- the rsfS gene encoding ribosome silencing factor, with product MESIELAQLAANAADAVRGEDVVLLEMKEVSLIADYFMICHGTSERQVQAIARRIKEKAEENGAEVKRLEGLEQSRWVLVDLGDVVCHVFHIDERRYYNLERLWGDAPQVEPVFSQES
- a CDS encoding class I SAM-dependent methyltransferase — protein: MAAYERLAAVYERLMQDAPYAPWQQFMQQIFQEHARIDIKEIADLGCGTGFVTRKLAKAGYRMTGIDQSENMLAYAASRDTDQQVRWIQQDLRGLETIKADAAISMFDVMNYITSPADVKQAFSRIWDMLAPGGVFLFDVHSMRHIEQDLAGQVFAEIYDDLSYTWFCEAGEEQGEVFHDLTFFTKEPDSEKYDRFDEYHHQRTYSIDTYVSWLEGAGFQVSGVYGDFDMEHTENLEEADRLFFACLKNQEA
- the comER gene encoding late competence protein ComER; its protein translation is MTKWGIIGVGNMGGMLLETWVNSGAISQEDIMILNRSAEKSLHWKQSFPSIRIADSISQLADHADILFLCVRPPHLQGVCHELRPLLKEDQVLVSITSPFSTEELEALVPCQVARAIPSITNRAASGATLLTFGTSLTNRNKARLIDLISSYSDPVYIPEEITRVSSDIVSCGPAFFGYLAQRFIDGAVTETAISKEQATHLTAEMLIGLGKLLEDGHYTLEELIRKVCVKGGITGEGIAVLEKGTTDLFPMLFQATHHKYHEEKDAIKRGLYN
- a CDS encoding ComEA family DNA-binding protein gives rise to the protein MQLLKQYSWLLLLAVIIFLVFAMRIKGPDPDAAIQPLDKEADAAKGLLQEGSDAAAKNQTAENTKVMVDIKGEVHDPGVYELEADSRVEQAIEAAGGLTEKAEGRSINLAQRIADEQVIYVAAAGEAEAAVQTAGPSDSKDKININQADAEALTELNGVGEAKAQAIIAFREENGPFTSIDQLTEVPGIGEKSLENMKDQISL
- a CDS encoding ComE operon protein 2, coding for MERIAWNQYFMAQSHLLALRSTCQRLMVGATIVRDKRIIAGGYNGSVTGSKHCVDEGCYVIDGHCVRTVHAEMNALLQCAKFGVPTEGAEIYVTHFPCLQCCKALIQAGIKTVYYASDYKNHPYAVELFAEAGVRTEHVALDAVVVDTKPQETRDLMERVVDKLKQTGDAESQRLADEAVSRYQLPYKERI